Within Butyrivibrio fibrisolvens, the genomic segment CTATCAACTCAGCTTCCTCTTTTGTTGATAATAATGTTACAAATGTGCCTGTGATAAGACTTACTATGGCCAATTGTACAAACAACATCTTAGGTGGTATATCGTATTCGTATACACATGCCGGAGAAGTTGCAGGCAAGATGGCAGGCAAGATATTAAATGGTGTAAGTGCTGACAATATCGCGCTTATCAGTGATACCATAACCGAAAGCTACTTCTACCAGGACAAGATGGATGAGTTCGGTATCAAGTCATCCCAGCTTCCGGCAGATAGCTATATTGCCAACGAAAGATTCAATCCTATCCGCTACTATCAGGAGAATGCTCTTATCCTGAACCTGATAATACTTATTATCATACTTTTGTTCATAATAATAGTCATTCAGGCCAAGGCCAACCGCCAGCACGAACGTATGCTCAACAACGATTATCTGACTCAGATACCTAACCGTCATTATATCAATCAGAAGATCGATCAGCTCAATTCTACTTTCACGCCTTACGGACTCGCCATGATAGACGTAGATCACTTCAAAGACATCAATGATACCTATGGACACCTTGTGGGTGATGAAGTTCTCGTGGAGATAAGTACCAGATTTTCAAGTATAGCATCCAAATATATCACCTTCGCCAGAATAGGTGGTGATGAATTCATGATGCTCATAACAGGTCCCGAAATAGACAATGCCGACAATATATGCCGGCAGATTCAAAATATAATACGTAATGCAGTTGTCATTAATAAGAAAAAACTGGAAATAACCCTTAGCATAGGCTGTGCTCTGTATCCTTCTGATACCAACGATCCTACTCAGATCATGGCTCTGGCCGACAGGGCTCTGTATTATGTAAAAGAAAACGGAAGAAACGATTATAAACTATTCGGCGACCTGTAAGCTTCCGTCTTCAGATAGCACATATGTTCCGTAATTGTCTACCAGTTCCTGCACCATATTGTCACTTGTTATCTCTACAGGTTCAAGGAGAAATGCAGGAACTACTATCTTGCCATTATCATATGACTGGGTATCATAGACACATTCATAGTCAAGATTCCAGCTATCGATCAAGGATTGTGACATCACTTCCCCATGATACAAAGAGTCTACGACCATGACAGTCACATAGGCTTCATATGCCAGATTCTTGTAAACATCCATAGACTGTCTTCCATCCATAAGTCTGCGCAGGTTCTCTACATCACAGTCCTGACCTGTTATCACCACATCATTGCCACCATTATAACTGTCTCTGATCGCATCCTGTACTCCAATAGATGTAGAATCATTGGAACACAGCACAGCATCAAGTTTTCTGTCACCGGAATAATAAGAACCTATCAGGATCTGAAATCTGACATTAGCAGTCTCTGTTGACCACTGAGAAGTTGATACTGTATAGAAATCACACTGGCCTGAGGGAACATTCAAAGTCCCATTGTCTATATAGGGCCTTAAAACATCCATTGCTCCGTCAAAAAAGAATCTTGCATTATTATCAACAGAATCTCCTGCTGTAAACTCTATGTTATAGATCTTGCCTGTAACTTTATCAAGTTCCAGAGCATTCTTTATATACTCTCCCTGAAGTCTTCCCACCTGATAATTGTCAAAAGATACATAAGCACTCACATACTCTGTGTTACATATGAGTCTGTCATAGGCAAAAACCGGGATCCCGGCTTCATAGGCTCTCTCCATGACTTTACCAAGAGACAGTCCATCAACCGCACCTATCACCAGCACATCAACACCATCATCTATCATCTCATAGATGGCGTCAATCTGAGTATCTATAAGGTTTCCGGCATAGCGCAGATCAACTTCATATCCAAGTGCTTCAAATGATGCTTTTAGATTGTTGCCATCACGGGTCCATCTCTCAAGATACTGTGTGGGCATACTTATGCCTATTTTGTCTATGCCGTCTTCTGAGTGGGTATCGGCTATTCTTGTATCGTCTGTATCAGACTGTGCTGTATTATCCGGCGCGGAAGTCTTTGAAGCAGTCGAGCACGCTGACACCATAAGGCTTAATGTAATGGGAGCTATCAGATATCTTGTATAATGCCTATTAGAAAGTACCATATACGATCACCCTTTCTGTAAAAGAAGCTGGATCTTGCACTCCATTTATGATCAATAGAAAAAGTATACCGCTATGGATATCGGATTAATACGCGAATAACTGTAGGTTATGGGGAGATTTCGTATGTATTTAGGTTATCGCGGCATTCGTATTTGCCGGCGAGGGATGTTTAGTAATAGTTTTAGCATCTTGATAGTTTTATTTGCAGACTTCCCACTTGGACGGGCCAGCATCCCCACAGTCTTTACAGGGGCAGGCAGTATATAAATCATTTCCACGCTGTTAATCGTTTTATGAATTCATGGCATGATATCTGTAGCTTTTTATTCTGGGGTCCAAACTCGCTTCGCTCAGACAGGTGAACCCCTGGCAGAATAAAAAACCACAGCTATCACGCTCATGAATTCTATAAAACAATTAAAAAGCGTGGAAATGATTTATATACTGCCTGCCCCTGCAAAGACTTTGGGGATGCCGGCCCGTCCAAGTGGGAAGTCTGCAAATAAAACTCTCAAAGATGCTAAAACTATTTATAAACAGCCCTCGCCGGCAAATCCGAATGTTGGTAAACTTATTTATATATCAGTGATCTATGTGTTTACAGATTTCATCTACCACTTTTATATCTGCAGGGAGCCAGGATACGCTGTAGAGCTCATCTAAGGAAAGCCACTTGGCGGCTTCGTGCTCCAGGAGGGATAGTTCGCCCTCAGCTACTGCCACATAGAAGCAGCTCATGTGGAGGTGGAAGGTGTCGTAGTCGTGGTCTACTACGCAGGCAAGTTTGTGAACTTTTATTGTTGCGCCAAGTTCTTCTTTGATTTCACGAACAATAGCTTCTTCCGGAGTCTCTCCTTCTTCTATCTTGCCACCGGGGAATTCCCAGCCGTCCTTGAACTCGCCGTAGCCACGCTGTGTTGCAAATATTCTGGATATATTATCATAGTTGTCGCAGATTATAGCTGCTACGACGTTTACTGTTTTCATATACTACTGTGTCTCCTGCCTTTTCTTTAAACTTATTTGCATAATATCGTTTTTTCTAGATTAGTTAGATAGTTATTTTATGATCTCCTGCCCTTTACTTAAAGTCACTTGAATAACTCCATTTGACGTAGATGCCAGTTCAAATTGAGGTTCATATATCCAGTTTCCTTTGGCATCGACTATTCCGTATTTCCCATCTGTAGTCTTTACAGCAGCCATAACTTCGCCTTTTTCTAACTTATTGTAGTTATCGGAATGTAACACTTCAATATATTCATATTCAAAGTCAAGTAACAGATTACAGTCCTGATCATAAAGTCCATACAATCCTGATGCCTCATCCTTAACAGCTACTATCTCCATACTTATATCAGAATCAGTAATTCCAAGGTATTCTCCTTTGTAGTTATATACCTTGTAACCACTCATTCCATCAATACTTACTTCGATCATATTATTATTTATATGCGCGAAGTTAACTGTATCATTAAGCTCTCCCACTGTACTTCCATCATACATAATAGTCAGATGATTGTTTTCGAGCATTACCAGGAGTGTTTTGTCGTAAACCGTTGCTACCTCCACATTATATAAAAAGTCATTGAATTCCTTAATGATATTTCCACTTGCATCTATAACATAATCTTTCTCTTTATAGTCTACATAATTCTTGCCCAAGAAAAGGTCTCCTCCAAGATATTCCAAACTACCAAAATGGAATTCTTCCGGGAGGCTATCCGGCTTTAGGACAACCCACTTATTATTGGCAAATTCGAAATACAGCATATCTTCATCAGAAGCATATCGATAAGATCCTTTATCATAATTATCCTTTATGCCTTCATATAACCTATAGTCCTGCGGCTCAATAACATTTTCACCATCCTTAGTTACAACACCAGTCCTGTTATCATTCGTAATGACTATGTATTTATCACCCATCTCTTTAGTATACATGTTATGTCTTAAGATTTTTTTATAATTAAAATCAATCAAAGTCTCTCCGCATATATCAATAACACCATATTGATCATCTAAGACGGCAATCATGTATCCTTGATCATAATGCTGTGATTCAAGTTCAGAATATTTGAAATCAAGCCGGATATTGCCAAAGCAATCAATTACTCCGTATTTGTCATTAGTTTTTGCAATATAAAAATCACCAGAACCATCTATATCTTCCAAATAGTCATAACTATTATCCGATAGCAATTTTCCATCCGGATCACAGAAATAATACTTACCATTCTGATCTTCTATTACGAAAATATATGGCATATCATTATCTTCTA encodes:
- a CDS encoding sugar-binding protein — encoded protein: MVLSNRHYTRYLIAPITLSLMVSACSTASKTSAPDNTAQSDTDDTRIADTHSEDGIDKIGISMPTQYLERWTRDGNNLKASFEALGYEVDLRYAGNLIDTQIDAIYEMIDDGVDVLVIGAVDGLSLGKVMERAYEAGIPVFAYDRLICNTEYVSAYVSFDNYQVGRLQGEYIKNALELDKVTGKIYNIEFTAGDSVDNNARFFFDGAMDVLRPYIDNGTLNVPSGQCDFYTVSTSQWSTETANVRFQILIGSYYSGDRKLDAVLCSNDSTSIGVQDAIRDSYNGGNDVVITGQDCDVENLRRLMDGRQSMDVYKNLAYEAYVTVMVVDSLYHGEVMSQSLIDSWNLDYECVYDTQSYDNGKIVVPAFLLEPVEITSDNMVQELVDNYGTYVLSEDGSLQVAE
- a CDS encoding (deoxy)nucleoside triphosphate pyrophosphohydrolase, which encodes MKTVNVVAAIICDNYDNISRIFATQRGYGEFKDGWEFPGGKIEEGETPEEAIVREIKEELGATIKVHKLACVVDHDYDTFHLHMSCFYVAVAEGELSLLEHEAAKWLSLDELYSVSWLPADIKVVDEICKHIDH
- a CDS encoding ABC transporter substrate binding protein, coding for MKKNTSGISMLVIITCCIFIACFLIMPVFNSIITPNANINSDGNSQSAYSYDSNSFTHVHASGSNDTIIPFNILCICSYNYSYDTVPQHIQGIEAGLGDLSYEITYENMDAKRFYEADDIQEFYNYLSYKIDKIDAHYDLIFVIDDTALRFVINYRSELFGDVPVVFMGINSVSDATTSAALHNVTGISETLDFESNYDLMKALFPDRNEIVVLCDGSNTSSGEYVEFLKFTENHPEISYRVLNASYYTQKGLKRALSELDNNNIIYYLEFSQDGDGNLYTINSASSFVDNNVTNVPVIRLTMANCTNNILGGISYSYTHAGEVAGKMAGKILNGVSADNIALISDTITESYFYQDKMDEFGIKSSQLPADSYIANERFNPIRYYQENALILNLIILIIILLFIIIVIQAKANRQHERMLNNDYLTQIPNRHYINQKIDQLNSTFTPYGLAMIDVDHFKDINDTYGHLVGDEVLVEISTRFSSIASKYITFARIGGDEFMMLITGPEIDNADNICRQIQNIIRNAVVINKKKLEITLSIGCALYPSDTNDPTQIMALADRALYYVKENGRNDYKLFGDL
- a CDS encoding WG repeat-containing protein; this encodes MSQIKKQLLVNIIISVFFIIAAFIMGRFLLYMNSFDAGEERYILDREGNIIASISSATPLDTENYPNIGYTYSNHWKEGSELYRVVNGSYDIDSDENSIPENMSNAGYIRSFWDDFYYNSPKKDVIYQMAKKISFKSEVVDNKSFGMDDGNLFLFDIKTGRYGIADIRGNWILSPEYQGIDVSYADKGIIIVNKGSYYRRELGVIDLDYNILIEPDYEYIELKDDFIFAHSFEGYTCFYSLYDYKGNAIIGPYYGNIDFKDDFMIVEIDDTDGSDYVDPEDKRYGIYNYKGQELLEPVYTSISVEKQVRRIVVEDKESNYRLLDFELNDILGASYKSIKLVNQVEDNDMPYIFVIEDQNGKYYFCDPDGKLLSDNSYDYLEDIDGSGDFYIAKTNDKYGVIDCFGNIRLDFKYSELESQHYDQGYMIAVLDDQYGVIDICGETLIDFNYKKILRHNMYTKEMGDKYIVITNDNRTGVVTKDGENVIEPQDYRLYEGIKDNYDKGSYRYASDEDMLYFEFANNKWVVLKPDSLPEEFHFGSLEYLGGDLFLGKNYVDYKEKDYVIDASGNIIKEFNDFLYNVEVATVYDKTLLVMLENNHLTIMYDGSTVGELNDTVNFAHINNNMIEVSIDGMSGYKVYNYKGEYLGITDSDISMEIVAVKDEASGLYGLYDQDCNLLLDFEYEYIEVLHSDNYNKLEKGEVMAAVKTTDGKYGIVDAKGNWIYEPQFELASTSNGVIQVTLSKGQEIIK